The proteins below come from a single Aegilops tauschii subsp. strangulata cultivar AL8/78 chromosome 6, Aet v6.0, whole genome shotgun sequence genomic window:
- the LOC109764240 gene encoding histone H2B.4, which produces MAPKAAEKKPVEKTPAGKKPKAEKKVPASKEGGDKKGKKKAKKSVETYKIYIFKVLKQVHPDIGISSKAMSIMNSFINDIFEKLAGESAKLARYNKKPTITSREIQTSVRLVLPGELAKHAVSEGTKAVTKFTSS; this is translated from the coding sequence ATGGCACCCAAGGCCGCCGAGAAGAAGCCGGTGGAGAAGACCCCCGCGGGCAAGAAGCCCAAGGCGGAGAAGAAGGTGCCGGCGTCCAAGGAGGGCGGCGacaagaaggggaagaagaaggccaagaagagcGTGGAGACGTACAAGATCTACATCTTCAAGGTGCTCAAGCAGGTGCACCCCGACATCGGCATCTCCTCCAAGGCCATGTCCATCATGAACTCCTTCATCAACGACATCTTCGAGAAGCTCGCCGGCGAGTCCGCCAAGCTCGCGAGGTACAACAAGAAGCCCACCATCACGTCCCGCGAGATCCAGACCTCCGTCCGCCTCGTCCTCCCCGGCGAGCTCGCCAAGCATGCCGTCTCCGAGGGCACCAAGGCCGTCACCAAGTTCACCTCGTCCTAG